One Lachnospiraceae bacterium C1.1 genomic region harbors:
- a CDS encoding adenylate/guanylate cyclase domain-containing protein, giving the protein MSIEVWIIGEDKRNMIKNQRMINRNGSMRAVCLLSEKALKEAIKKTKEDPEMTEIPSLIVMDYEIARRNDFQNVHLLREYDKLAGVPLFMAVNESNEATADECYENGAMIIVHTELTNSEVTRIENIAWQHDNTRLYEQKMQKQALELHNAKEILRLNKQLEARNEFLHKTFGRYFSDDLLNLILQKGENVSLGGEKKEATIMMTDLRNFTSLSEKTDSDILTSVLNFYFSKMVDIVSYYRGTVIEYMGDGMLAVFGAPLSDDHHVDNAVASAISMQNAMPSLNEYFIEHGFPSLEMGIGLHCGEVFIGNIGSEKMMRYNVIGNTVNESSRIESCSVGGQILVSKEIINKCKSALTTKEGVEISAKGLNTPIWIYEVTAISGDYNVSVSNNRNYSEEYEEVSAETYFHLYPIKGKLISDEFIPAKLLKLSKKRMVVEINDNDSPKIDLFTNVKITSPIDNKELYGGFYAKVIGHNETLWTLHYTDDNNVVADFLSRIIKAKNGGFYGFQ; this is encoded by the coding sequence AAAGGAAGCTATCAAAAAAACAAAAGAAGACCCCGAAATGACAGAAATCCCCTCCCTCATCGTTATGGATTACGAAATTGCAAGGAGAAATGATTTCCAAAATGTTCATCTCTTAAGAGAATACGACAAACTTGCGGGCGTTCCTCTTTTTATGGCTGTTAATGAAAGTAATGAAGCTACAGCAGATGAATGTTACGAAAACGGTGCAATGATCATTGTACATACTGAACTCACCAATTCTGAAGTTACACGAATCGAGAACATTGCCTGGCAGCATGATAATACCCGTCTTTACGAGCAGAAAATGCAGAAACAGGCTTTAGAACTTCATAATGCAAAAGAAATACTTCGACTGAACAAACAGCTCGAAGCAAGAAACGAATTTCTTCATAAAACATTTGGACGGTATTTTTCAGATGATCTTCTAAATCTTATCCTTCAAAAGGGCGAGAATGTTTCCCTCGGAGGCGAAAAAAAAGAAGCTACGATCATGATGACAGATTTAAGAAATTTTACTTCTTTATCAGAAAAAACAGACTCCGATATCCTTACTTCCGTCCTTAACTTTTACTTCAGTAAAATGGTAGATATTGTCTCCTATTACAGAGGAACTGTTATCGAATACATGGGAGATGGTATGCTTGCAGTTTTCGGTGCACCTCTATCAGATGACCACCATGTGGATAACGCAGTTGCTTCCGCAATAAGCATGCAGAATGCCATGCCTTCCTTAAATGAATATTTTATAGAGCATGGATTTCCCTCTCTTGAAATGGGGATTGGTCTGCATTGCGGAGAGGTATTTATAGGAAATATAGGCTCTGAAAAAATGATGCGCTACAATGTCATTGGAAATACTGTGAACGAAAGTTCAAGAATTGAAAGCTGCAGCGTAGGCGGTCAAATATTGGTCTCAAAGGAAATAATCAATAAATGTAAAAGCGCTCTGACAACCAAAGAAGGCGTAGAAATAAGCGCAAAAGGATTAAATACGCCAATCTGGATATACGAAGTAACAGCTATTTCAGGTGATTACAATGTTTCCGTATCAAATAACAGAAATTATTCAGAAGAGTATGAAGAAGTTTCCGCAGAAACCTATTTTCACCTCTACCCAATAAAGGGAAAACTTATATCTGATGAATTTATACCGGCTAAATTATTAAAATTATCAAAGAAAAGAATGGTCGTGGAAATAAATGATAATGATAGTCCTAAAATCGATTTATTCACAAATGTAAAAATAACATCTCCGATTGATAATAAAGAACTATACGGAGGTTTCTACGCAAAAGTAATCGGACATAACGAAACTCTCTGGACTCTTCATTATACAGATGATAATAACGTTGTCGCAGATTTCTTAAGTCGAATAATAAAAGCTAAAAACGGAGGATTTTATGGATTCCAATGA
- a CDS encoding MBL fold metallo-hydrolase translates to MNKQTLTLKILGCRGSVPIEGEDFKIYGGATSSICVLAETTSDAGHVTEEIYLDSGSGIVNAKPLPDSHISILISHMHIDHLIGMTFFPALSQKDRRIDIYAAARNGLKVNDAIDKLFSPPYWPLKVTDYPSDARYYELKENFNIGNVKIKNIEVNHPGGSSTYKIEFAGKNIVYAIDFEHNENELKKLADFSRNADLMIYDGQYTPDEYPGCFGYGHSIPEVGIEFAKNNGIKRILFSHHAPEHTDSFLSEWEKKIEEIFPDSSFAKAGMEIKII, encoded by the coding sequence ATGAATAAGCAGACTTTGACACTCAAGATTCTCGGGTGTAGAGGATCAGTTCCCATAGAGGGTGAGGATTTCAAAATTTATGGTGGTGCAACATCGTCAATATGTGTGCTGGCTGAAACCACAAGCGACGCCGGACATGTTACAGAGGAAATTTATCTCGATTCAGGCTCGGGAATAGTAAATGCAAAACCACTTCCTGACAGTCATATTTCAATACTTATAAGCCATATGCATATAGACCATCTGATCGGAATGACCTTTTTCCCCGCACTTAGTCAGAAAGACCGTAGAATAGATATATACGCAGCAGCGAGAAATGGTCTTAAAGTCAATGATGCAATCGACAAGCTCTTTTCGCCTCCATACTGGCCTCTTAAAGTTACGGACTATCCTTCTGATGCCAGATATTATGAGCTAAAGGAAAATTTTAATATAGGAAATGTAAAGATTAAAAATATAGAGGTTAATCATCCCGGAGGCTCCTCTACTTACAAAATTGAATTTGCAGGAAAAAATATTGTTTATGCGATTGACTTTGAACACAATGAAAATGAATTAAAAAAGCTTGCTGATTTCAGCAGAAATGCTGATTTGATGATATACGACGGTCAATATACCCCGGACGAATATCCGGGATGTTTTGGATATGGTCATTCCATTCCCGAGGTTGGCATTGAATTTGCAAAAAATAACGGAATAAAAAGAATCCTCTTCAGCCATCATGCCCCGGAACACACAGACAGTTTCCTTTCTGAATGGGAAAAAAAGATAGAAGAAATCTTCCCTGATTCATCATTTGCAAAAGCAGGAATGGAAATAAAGATAATATAA
- a CDS encoding nucleotidyltransferase family protein, whose amino-acid sequence MKILGIIAEFNPFHNGHKYLIDTCMKNTGADFCVIAMSGNFVQRGTAAIMSYRERTEMALKAGASAVILLDSYTSTGSAEFFASGAVKLFNALGCVDYLAFGTEEGELEPLKRISNILAKEDDRYKAILLRYLSKGYSFPAAREKTLAEYGVCDERILESPNNILAVEYLKAIERTGSNIEPYTISRKDSDYNSEITEGKFTSARSIRNLMEKTERESDFNPSDFNGFMPEGSVEMLNDIWKQSCPISADDFSAELGYVLRMNFEKNKNYFDISDDLEDRIISRLDEYRSFSDFTQILKSKNRTYSSVSRALTHILLNMKQKDFSDPYYLRVIGCRKESMELISHFSKNSKVPVIMRSSDAKKILTGKALEFFKKEMQREFLYETKIAEKFRQKFRNPYKERFIKI is encoded by the coding sequence ATGAAAATTCTTGGAATAATAGCAGAATTTAATCCTTTTCATAACGGACACAAATATCTTATCGACACCTGTATGAAGAATACAGGTGCCGATTTTTGCGTTATAGCCATGTCCGGAAATTTTGTGCAGCGTGGAACTGCTGCAATAATGAGTTACAGGGAAAGGACAGAAATGGCTTTGAAAGCTGGAGCATCTGCGGTGATTTTGCTTGACTCTTATACGTCAACAGGTAGTGCAGAGTTTTTTGCTTCGGGAGCGGTGAAGCTTTTTAATGCTTTAGGCTGTGTAGATTATCTTGCATTTGGAACAGAGGAAGGAGAGCTTGAACCCTTAAAGAGGATCAGTAATATTCTGGCTAAAGAAGATGACAGATACAAAGCGATCCTTTTAAGATATCTTTCCAAGGGATATAGTTTTCCTGCTGCCCGTGAAAAAACTCTTGCAGAGTATGGTGTTTGTGATGAAAGAATTCTTGAAAGTCCCAACAACATACTTGCGGTGGAATATCTGAAGGCAATTGAAAGAACCGGAAGTAATATTGAGCCTTATACAATCAGCAGAAAAGACAGTGACTATAATAGTGAAATAACAGAAGGAAAGTTTACATCTGCAAGATCTATACGGAATTTAATGGAAAAGACCGAAAGAGAAAGTGATTTTAATCCTTCTGACTTTAATGGATTTATGCCGGAAGGGTCAGTTGAAATGCTTAATGATATCTGGAAACAGAGCTGTCCGATCAGTGCAGATGATTTTTCAGCAGAACTTGGATATGTCCTAAGAATGAATTTTGAAAAGAATAAAAACTATTTTGATATCTCGGATGATCTGGAGGACAGGATCATAAGCAGACTTGATGAATACAGGTCCTTTTCTGATTTTACGCAAATACTAAAAAGCAAAAACAGGACTTATAGTTCTGTGAGCAGGGCGTTGACACATATTTTATTGAATATGAAGCAAAAAGATTTTTCTGATCCTTATTATCTCAGGGTTATTGGATGTCGAAAAGAATCCATGGAACTTATCTCACACTTTAGCAAAAATTCTAAAGTGCCGGTCATTATGAGATCTTCTGATGCCAAAAAAATTTTGACGGGCAAGGCTCTCGAATTTTTCAAAAAAGAAATGCAGAGAGAATTTCTATATGAGACAAAGATCGCGGAAAAATTCAGACAAAAATTTAGAAATCCTTATAAAGAGAGGTTTATAAAGATATAA
- a CDS encoding PFL family protein has protein sequence MINIYEVKETNDMIEKANLDVRTITLGISLMDCIDSDIDEVCSKIEAKICRVAKDLVSTGREIEREYGIPIVNKRISVTPIALVGGAAAKTSADFVKIAKVLDNCAKKLGVNFIGGYSALVSKSMTKADELLIRSIPKALAETDFLCSSVNLGSTKTGINMDAVRLMGDIVKEAAELTKDNDSYGCTKLVVFCNAPDDNPFMAGAFHGVTEGDAVINVGVSGPGVVKTALESVRGENFEVLCEKIKKTAFKITRVGQLVAQEASRRLNIPFGIIDLSLAPTPAIGDSVADILEEIGVEYAGAPGTTAALALLNDQVKKGGVMASSYVGGLSGAFIPVSEDQGMINAVEAGALTLEKLEAMTCVCSVGLDMIAIPGDTPATSIAGMIADEMALGMVNQKTTAVRIIPVVGKTVGDNVEFGGLLGHAPIMSINKFDCSAFVNRKGRIPAPIHSFKN, from the coding sequence ATGATAAACATCTACGAAGTTAAAGAAACGAATGACATGATTGAAAAGGCGAATCTTGATGTAAGGACAATTACATTAGGAATAAGCCTTATGGACTGTATAGATTCTGATATTGATGAAGTATGCTCCAAAATTGAAGCTAAGATCTGTCGTGTAGCTAAAGATCTGGTTTCTACAGGACGTGAGATTGAGAGAGAATACGGAATTCCGATCGTTAATAAGAGAATATCCGTAACACCTATAGCACTTGTTGGAGGAGCAGCTGCAAAAACCTCTGCTGACTTTGTAAAGATCGCAAAAGTTCTTGATAATTGTGCTAAAAAGCTCGGAGTTAATTTTATAGGTGGTTATTCGGCATTGGTATCAAAGAGCATGACAAAGGCAGATGAATTGCTTATACGCTCAATTCCCAAGGCACTTGCTGAAACAGATTTCCTTTGCTCAAGTGTGAACCTTGGTTCAACAAAGACAGGAATAAATATGGATGCAGTCCGACTTATGGGTGATATAGTAAAAGAGGCTGCTGAACTTACAAAAGATAATGATTCCTACGGTTGTACAAAACTCGTAGTATTTTGTAATGCTCCGGATGATAACCCGTTTATGGCAGGAGCATTCCACGGGGTTACTGAAGGTGACGCCGTGATCAATGTCGGCGTAAGTGGTCCGGGTGTTGTTAAGACAGCATTGGAAAGTGTGCGTGGAGAAAACTTTGAAGTTCTTTGCGAGAAGATAAAGAAAACCGCATTTAAGATAACACGTGTTGGACAGCTTGTGGCACAGGAAGCTTCAAGAAGATTGAACATACCTTTTGGAATTATAGATCTTTCTTTGGCACCAACACCGGCAATAGGTGACTCGGTTGCTGATATTTTAGAGGAGATCGGTGTCGAGTATGCCGGAGCGCCGGGAACTACCGCTGCGCTTGCTTTGCTCAATGATCAGGTGAAGAAGGGCGGAGTAATGGCATCAAGCTATGTAGGAGGTCTTTCAGGAGCGTTTATCCCTGTAAGTGAAGATCAGGGAATGATAAATGCAGTAGAAGCAGGAGCGCTTACACTTGAAAAGCTTGAGGCAATGACTTGTGTTTGTTCTGTAGGTCTGGATATGATCGCAATCCCCGGAGATACCCCGGCAACTTCAATAGCAGGTATGATCGCGGATGAAATGGCACTTGGCATGGTAAATCAGAAAACAACTGCCGTTCGTATAATCCCTGTTGTCGGTAAAACGGTAGGAGATAATGTTGAATTTGGCGGACTTTTAGGACATGCTCCGATTATGAGTATTAATAAGTTTGACTGTTCAGCATTTGTAAATCGTAAGGGAAGAATTCCGGCACCTATACATTCGTTTAAGAACTAA
- a CDS encoding ACT domain-containing protein, with product MKKVIITVVGKDTVGIIAKVCTYLASNRINILDISQTIVSGYFNMMMIVDFAESAKPFDDASAELEQVGREIGVVVKCQLEDIFDSMHRI from the coding sequence ATGAAGAAAGTAATCATTACCGTAGTCGGAAAAGATACCGTAGGTATCATAGCAAAGGTATGTACATACCTCGCCAGCAACAGGATCAATATTCTTGATATCTCCCAGACGATTGTCAGTGGATATTTTAACATGATGATGATCGTTGATTTTGCGGAAAGTGCTAAACCTTTTGATGATGCTTCTGCTGAGCTTGAGCAGGTAGGCAGGGAAATCGGCGTAGTAGTAAAATGTCAGCTTGAAGATATCTTTGACTCCATGCACAGGATTTGA
- a CDS encoding MBL fold metallo-hydrolase, translating into MRFCSIASGSSGNCTYIGSGDTNLIVDAGISGKRIELGLSGLSVEASGLDGILITHEHLDHIKGLGVMTRRYGLPIYASRGTIEALLTKKDMANTPQELFHEVRADESFKIKDMVIDPIRISHDAAEPVAYRFNSGKSAAAVVTDLGTYDNYILDRLNGVSALLLEANHDVRMVEAGNYPYYLKQRILSGKGHLSNDTAATLTLDLIDRGEFLRYLLLGHLSKENNLEELAYETVRMELKMIGGGSIPKDFRLSVAKRNECSECVEV; encoded by the coding sequence ATGAGATTTTGTTCCATTGCCTCCGGAAGCTCCGGCAACTGTACCTACATCGGATCTGGAGATACCAATCTGATAGTAGATGCCGGGATTTCAGGAAAACGCATAGAACTAGGATTAAGCGGACTCTCTGTAGAGGCTTCCGGACTTGATGGGATACTGATAACCCATGAACATTTAGACCATATAAAGGGTCTGGGCGTTATGACCAGACGATATGGGCTTCCTATTTATGCAAGCAGAGGCACGATCGAAGCACTTCTGACAAAGAAGGATATGGCAAATACACCTCAGGAACTTTTTCATGAGGTAAGAGCAGATGAAAGTTTTAAGATAAAAGATATGGTGATCGATCCGATAAGGATATCACATGACGCCGCAGAGCCTGTAGCATACCGTTTTAATTCCGGAAAAAGTGCGGCAGCGGTAGTGACGGATCTGGGCACTTATGACAATTATATTTTAGACAGGCTTAATGGAGTTTCTGCACTTTTATTAGAGGCAAATCATGATGTAAGAATGGTTGAAGCAGGAAATTATCCGTATTATCTAAAGCAGAGGATACTTTCGGGAAAAGGTCATCTTTCGAACGATACTGCGGCAACGCTTACTCTTGACTTGATAGACAGGGGAGAATTTTTAAGATATTTGTTACTGGGACATTTAAGTAAAGAAAACAACTTGGAAGAACTTGCTTACGAGACAGTAAGAATGGAGCTTAAGATGATTGGAGGAGGCTCGATTCCGAAGGATTTCAGACTTTCCGTTGCAAAAAGAAATGAATGCTCGGAATGTGTGGAAGTATAG
- a CDS encoding cell division FtsA domain-containing protein, translated as MVNDKNRITEPLVYGLDIGTRSIVGTVGYEKDHKFHVIGMQSREHDARVMLDGQIHKIEGVANEIKEVTGILEERLGRPLDDVCIAAAGRVLRTVNVHVEKVFDEERDVTAEDVYSLELKGAQEAYAEFEKNNDLRIHFYCVGYTVEHYFLNDYQMSSLENHKAERISADIIATFLPDEVVDGLYKAVGMAGLRVANLTLEPIAAMEVAIPESYRMLNIALVDVGAGTSDICITKDETIVAYGMIPSAGDEITEVIAKEYLVEFKEAEHIKRSASLTEPIIFHDIMGLEQTVTPEEVKKTIEPCINTMTKEIADRIKKLNGDKSVSAVFVVGGGGKAPGFTEVLAKELDISCQRVAVRGEEVLKAVDFKVDVKQDSLLVTPIGICLNFYNMKNNFIFLDFNGEQIKLYDNSNLRISDAAMQAGFSNEDLFPKRGNEIRFTMNGKKEVRRGDPGDAAVIKLNGKIATLSEKVKAGDSIEITPSTAGAPVTVLLDKLPGFTDTISVNINKQLISLPKFALVNGVMKNGYYEIQDGDQVEMRKFYSVEQILDFMDVQLEEGTEIYVNHEIASPLTEVYDNFTVDWTLKEQMPSYGSVDEAKSEAAAAEEKSAMDKAEAEASVKRMMEAVNKAEAALNASPNYQKAKEMPAEEPAREEADQEEEEEISAIEKPEDALKKLKDKIAGKLEEKPILTGDIEVIVNNQPVRMTGKDNYIYVDVFNYIDFDRSTPHGTSVATKINGRDAEFVEQLHNGDRLEIYWRND; from the coding sequence ATGGTTAATGACAAAAACAGAATAACAGAGCCGCTGGTATATGGCCTGGACATCGGAACAAGAAGTATTGTTGGAACTGTAGGATATGAAAAGGATCATAAATTCCACGTTATTGGAATGCAGTCAAGAGAACATGATGCAAGAGTCATGCTTGATGGTCAGATCCACAAAATCGAGGGCGTAGCAAATGAGATCAAGGAAGTGACAGGAATTCTTGAAGAAAGACTGGGACGCCCGTTGGATGATGTCTGTATAGCAGCTGCAGGACGTGTGCTGAGAACAGTTAATGTCCATGTTGAAAAAGTTTTTGATGAGGAAAGAGATGTCACGGCAGAAGATGTGTATTCCCTTGAACTTAAGGGAGCACAGGAAGCTTACGCCGAGTTTGAGAAAAATAATGACCTGAGGATCCATTTTTATTGCGTTGGTTATACGGTTGAGCACTATTTCTTAAATGATTACCAGATGAGCAGTCTGGAAAATCATAAAGCGGAAAGGATAAGCGCGGATATTATAGCAACATTCCTTCCGGATGAAGTAGTTGATGGACTTTATAAAGCCGTTGGAATGGCAGGTCTTCGTGTTGCAAATCTTACACTGGAGCCTATTGCAGCAATGGAAGTTGCGATCCCTGAGTCATACAGAATGCTTAATATTGCGCTTGTAGACGTTGGAGCCGGAACAAGTGATATCTGTATAACAAAAGATGAGACTATCGTAGCTTATGGTATGATACCAAGTGCCGGAGATGAGATCACTGAGGTCATTGCCAAGGAATATCTTGTAGAATTTAAGGAAGCAGAGCATATCAAGAGAAGTGCTTCGCTGACCGAGCCTATAATTTTCCATGATATTATGGGTCTTGAGCAGACTGTAACGCCTGAGGAAGTAAAAAAGACAATAGAACCATGCATCAATACAATGACAAAGGAAATCGCCGACAGGATCAAGAAACTGAACGGTGATAAGAGCGTAAGTGCTGTATTCGTTGTAGGTGGCGGCGGAAAAGCACCAGGTTTTACGGAAGTACTTGCAAAAGAACTTGATATAAGCTGTCAGAGAGTTGCTGTAAGGGGTGAGGAAGTTCTTAAGGCTGTAGATTTTAAGGTTGATGTGAAGCAGGATTCTTTACTGGTTACTCCTATAGGAATCTGCCTTAATTTCTACAATATGAAGAACAACTTCATTTTCCTTGATTTTAATGGTGAACAGATAAAACTTTACGATAATTCTAATCTTCGGATTTCTGATGCAGCAATGCAGGCCGGATTTTCAAATGAGGATCTTTTCCCGAAACGTGGAAATGAGATCCGCTTTACAATGAACGGAAAGAAGGAAGTAAGAAGAGGAGATCCGGGTGATGCCGCTGTAATCAAGCTTAACGGAAAAATAGCTACATTGTCTGAAAAGGTAAAAGCAGGAGACAGTATTGAGATCACACCTTCAACGGCTGGTGCACCTGTCACTGTTCTTCTTGATAAGCTTCCGGGATTTACGGATACGATAAGTGTGAATATAAATAAACAGCTTATAAGTCTTCCTAAATTTGCGCTTGTAAATGGCGTTATGAAAAACGGTTATTATGAGATACAGGATGGAGATCAGGTAGAAATGAGAAAATTCTACTCGGTTGAGCAGATTCTGGATTTCATGGATGTTCAGCTCGAAGAGGGTACTGAGATCTACGTTAATCATGAGATAGCATCCCCTCTTACGGAAGTATATGATAATTTTACTGTTGACTGGACTTTAAAAGAACAGATGCCGTCATATGGCAGCGTTGACGAGGCTAAATCAGAAGCGGCTGCAGCAGAGGAAAAATCTGCAATGGATAAGGCTGAGGCAGAGGCTTCCGTAAAACGCATGATGGAGGCTGTCAATAAAGCTGAGGCAGCACTTAATGCTTCACCAAATTATCAAAAGGCAAAAGAAATGCCTGCAGAAGAGCCGGCCAGGGAAGAAGCTGATCAGGAAGAGGAGGAGGAAATCTCTGCCATAGAAAAACCTGAGGATGCCTTAAAGAAATTAAAGGATAAGATAGCCGGTAAACTTGAAGAAAAGCCGATCCTTACGGGAGATATAGAGGTTATAGTAAATAACCAGCCTGTAAGAATGACCGGTAAGGATAATTACATATATGTTGATGTATTCAACTATATAGATTTTGACCGTTCGACACCGCATGGAACATCTGTTGCAACTAAGATAAACGGACGCGATGCTGAATTTGTTGAGCAGCTTCATAATGGAGACAGGCTCGAGATATACTGGAGGAATGATTAA
- the coaE gene encoding dephospho-CoA kinase (Dephospho-CoA kinase (CoaE) performs the final step in coenzyme A biosynthesis.), whose translation MKIIGITGGVGAGKSAIMEFLGKNYNAKVVRADEVAHLVTQPGKACYMRLVSLLNDDILREDGSIDRQKMAAKIFTDKGLLASVNSIIHPAVREYIIQDIEREEKLGKRDFYFLEAALLIEEGYEQVCDELWYIYASDDVRRQRLKMSRGYSDEKTESIMKNQLSDDMFRRYARVVIDNSGTLEESFKQIEGVING comes from the coding sequence ATGAAGATTATAGGGATCACCGGCGGTGTGGGTGCCGGAAAGTCTGCAATAATGGAGTTTCTTGGGAAGAATTATAATGCAAAGGTCGTAAGGGCAGATGAGGTCGCACATCTTGTGACACAGCCCGGTAAAGCCTGTTACATGAGACTTGTCAGTTTGCTGAATGATGATATATTGCGGGAAGACGGGTCAATAGACAGACAAAAAATGGCCGCTAAGATATTTACTGATAAGGGGCTTTTGGCATCGGTAAATTCTATAATTCATCCTGCGGTAAGGGAATATATAATTCAGGATATAGAAAGAGAAGAAAAGCTTGGAAAACGGGACTTTTATTTTCTGGAGGCTGCTTTGCTCATAGAAGAAGGATATGAGCAGGTTTGTGATGAACTGTGGTATATCTATGCATCTGATGATGTCAGAAGACAAAGGCTTAAGATGTCGAGGGGGTATTCGGATGAGAAAACAGAGAGCATCATGAAAAATCAGCTTAGCGATGACATGTTCAGACGCTATGCAAGAGTAGTAATTGATAATTCGGGGACTTTAGAGGAGAGCTTTAAGCAGATTGAAGGGGTAATCAATGGTTAA